A genomic stretch from Bordetella sp. N includes:
- the fdhD gene encoding formate dehydrogenase accessory sulfurtransferase FdhD, whose product MDTDPTLAHPTWLPAQVLRVRGGRLEAVQQADQLAEETPIALEFNGISHATMLATPADLEDFALGFALTEGIVGDAHDVRGIELREECDGVVVEVEISSACAARLKERRRAMSGRTGCGLCGVETLPEVMRDVAPVGAAPAVPLAAALAAMRALRDRQPLHAATGATHAAGWADADGRLQVVREDVGRHNALDKLVGALARADLGAAQRAGSVIVVSSRASFEMVQKTAAAGVGLLAAVSAPTALAQRLSQRLGVGLMGFMRGDDATIYACQERLAG is encoded by the coding sequence ATGGATACCGACCCCACTCTGGCGCATCCAACCTGGCTACCCGCGCAGGTCCTGCGCGTGCGCGGCGGCCGCCTGGAAGCGGTGCAGCAAGCCGATCAGCTGGCCGAAGAAACCCCCATCGCCCTGGAATTCAATGGCATCAGCCATGCCACCATGCTGGCCACGCCGGCCGACCTGGAAGACTTCGCGCTGGGGTTCGCGCTGACCGAAGGCATCGTGGGCGATGCCCACGACGTGCGCGGCATCGAATTGCGGGAAGAATGCGATGGCGTCGTCGTGGAAGTGGAGATATCCAGCGCCTGCGCCGCGCGTTTGAAAGAGCGCCGGCGGGCCATGTCGGGCCGTACCGGCTGTGGCCTGTGCGGCGTGGAAACCCTGCCTGAAGTGATGCGCGACGTGGCCCCCGTGGGGGCGGCCCCGGCCGTTCCTTTGGCCGCGGCGCTGGCCGCCATGCGGGCCCTGCGCGACCGTCAGCCGCTGCATGCCGCCACCGGCGCCACCCATGCCGCCGGCTGGGCCGACGCCGATGGCCGCCTGCAAGTGGTGCGCGAGGACGTCGGCCGCCACAATGCGCTGGACAAGCTGGTGGGCGCCCTGGCCCGCGCCGACCTTGGGGCGGCGCAGCGGGCGGGCAGCGTGATCGTCGTATCCAGCCGCGCCAGTTTCGAGATGGTGCAGAAGACCGCCGCCGCCGGCGTCGGCCTGCTCGCCGCCGTGTCAGCGCCAACCGCCCTGGCGCAGCGCCTGTCGCAACGGCTGGGAGTCGGGCTGATGGGCTTCATGCGCGGCGACGACGCCACGATCTACGCCTGCCAGGAACGCCTGGCGGGTTAG
- a CDS encoding TIGR01244 family sulfur transferase — translation MSLPVRVLTDDFSVAPQLSPDDMPAVAAAGYKSVIINRPDYEGGQDQPTAAQVTEAALNAGLQVEYQPVVGSAMTADDVAHFAQLLRTMPAPVLAYCRSGTRCTNLFLAAQQS, via the coding sequence ATGTCCCTGCCCGTCCGCGTCCTGACCGACGATTTCTCGGTTGCCCCCCAGCTCTCGCCTGACGACATGCCCGCCGTGGCCGCCGCCGGCTACAAGAGCGTGATCATCAATCGGCCGGACTACGAAGGCGGCCAGGACCAGCCCACCGCCGCGCAAGTGACGGAAGCCGCGTTGAACGCCGGCCTGCAGGTCGAATACCAGCCGGTCGTCGGCAGCGCCATGACCGCCGACGACGTCGCCCATTTCGCCCAGTTGCTGCGCACCATGCCCGCTCCGGTGCTGGCCTACTGCCGCTCGGGCACCCGTTGCACCAATCTGTTCCTGGCCGCACAGCAAAGCTGA
- a CDS encoding molybdenum cofactor biosynthesis protein MoaE has translation MIVVQEADFDVGALQEALRERCAGAAGALVTFTGYVRDFSPDDATQTLTLEHYPGMCERELEDIARQACERWRVVDYVIVHRVGALSRNAQIVFVAAASAHRGDAFHACEYIMDALKTRAPFWKRETLASGRSFWVEQKQSDTDRTRSWDGHPSKEAS, from the coding sequence ATGATCGTCGTCCAGGAAGCCGACTTCGACGTTGGCGCCTTGCAAGAGGCTTTGCGGGAACGCTGCGCCGGCGCGGCGGGCGCGCTGGTGACCTTCACGGGCTATGTGCGCGATTTTTCACCGGACGATGCCACCCAGACGCTGACCCTGGAACACTATCCGGGCATGTGCGAACGCGAACTGGAAGACATCGCGCGCCAGGCTTGCGAACGCTGGCGCGTGGTGGACTACGTCATCGTGCACAGGGTGGGCGCCCTGTCCCGCAACGCCCAGATCGTCTTCGTGGCCGCCGCCAGCGCGCATCGCGGCGACGCCTTCCATGCCTGCGAATACATCATGGACGCCCTCAAGACGCGGGCGCCGTTCTGGAAACGCGAGACCCTGGCCAGTGGCCGCAGCTTCTGGGTCGAACAAAAACAAAGCGATACCGACCGCACCCGTTCCTGGGACGGTCATCCCTCGAAGGAAGCATCATGA
- a CDS encoding universal stress protein: MFKKILIPTDGSPLSAQAANAGVCFARSVGAEVVALYVTQPFAATIGFDGMAAAYAITDEDYEKASGEQSTRYLKLVLDRAETAGVKATSRAVSNFNVADGIVQAAEETGCDLIFIGSHGRSGLSRLLLGSVTAKVLSLAHTGVLVYRVKEDKEK; encoded by the coding sequence ATGTTTAAAAAAATCCTGATTCCCACTGACGGTTCGCCGCTGTCTGCCCAAGCCGCCAATGCCGGCGTTTGCTTTGCCCGTTCGGTCGGCGCTGAAGTCGTCGCCTTATACGTGACCCAGCCTTTCGCCGCGACCATCGGGTTCGACGGCATGGCCGCGGCCTATGCCATCACCGACGAGGACTATGAAAAAGCCTCGGGCGAGCAGTCGACCCGCTATCTGAAGCTGGTGCTGGACCGTGCCGAAACGGCGGGTGTGAAAGCCACGTCGCGCGCGGTGTCCAATTTCAACGTAGCCGACGGCATCGTGCAGGCAGCCGAAGAAACCGGCTGCGACCTGATCTTCATCGGCAGCCATGGCCGCAGCGGCTTGTCGCGTTTGCTGCTCGGCAGCGTGACGGCCAAGGTGCTGTCCCTGGCGCACACCGGTGTGCTGGTGTACCGCGTCAAGGAAGACAAGGAAAAGTAA
- the glp gene encoding gephyrin-like molybdotransferase Glp, with protein MLEFDDAQQQLAQGAAAPTRSTRVPLYQAAGLVLATDLTAALDLPPGDNSAMDGYALRYEDYAAAGATPRLPVQQIVYAGQEPAAQVPGQLTRLFTGSLMPAGADTVIMQEDTRSGGDKAGGLVELLAEPKPGQHVRRRGEDVAAGQPLLSAGTRLDAAHIALLASQGLAEVTVHPAVRVGILTTGDELVAPGAPRSNHQIYNSNGVMLATLVNGMGGRATHVLHARDDEASLQDALRTLTDECDLVLSVGGVSVGDKDLVKPALESLGGTLALWKVRMKPGKPVAMAHVNGKPVVCLPGNPVSAYAVFTVLVTPLLRRMQGRTELFPQVSFLTLRTPKPRHDAREEFLRVRRVVNPGSVGELEVFDRQSSGVMSSLPWATGLARIPAGVPIYDGEKVAYYDFRHWQA; from the coding sequence ATGCTTGAATTCGACGACGCTCAACAACAACTGGCGCAAGGCGCGGCCGCCCCCACCCGCAGCACGCGCGTGCCGCTGTACCAGGCCGCCGGCCTGGTGCTGGCCACCGACCTGACCGCCGCGCTGGACCTGCCGCCGGGCGACAACAGCGCCATGGATGGCTACGCGCTGCGTTATGAAGACTATGCCGCCGCGGGCGCCACGCCGCGCCTGCCGGTGCAGCAGATCGTCTATGCCGGCCAGGAGCCGGCCGCCCAGGTGCCCGGCCAGTTGACGCGTCTGTTCACGGGCAGCCTGATGCCCGCGGGCGCGGACACCGTGATCATGCAGGAAGACACGCGCAGTGGCGGCGACAAGGCCGGTGGCCTCGTCGAGCTGCTGGCCGAACCCAAGCCTGGCCAGCACGTGCGCCGGCGCGGCGAAGATGTGGCCGCGGGCCAGCCGCTGCTGTCCGCGGGCACCCGCCTGGACGCCGCCCACATCGCGCTGCTGGCATCGCAAGGGCTGGCCGAAGTGACGGTGCATCCCGCCGTGCGCGTCGGCATCCTGACCACCGGCGACGAATTGGTGGCCCCGGGCGCGCCGCGTTCGAACCACCAGATCTATAACTCCAATGGCGTCATGCTGGCCACGCTGGTCAACGGCATGGGGGGGCGTGCCACCCACGTGCTGCACGCCCGTGACGACGAAGCCAGCTTGCAGGACGCCTTGCGGACGCTGACCGACGAGTGCGACCTGGTGCTCAGCGTCGGCGGAGTGTCGGTGGGCGACAAGGACCTGGTCAAGCCGGCCCTGGAAAGCCTGGGCGGCACACTGGCGCTTTGGAAAGTGCGCATGAAGCCCGGCAAGCCGGTGGCCATGGCGCATGTGAATGGCAAGCCCGTCGTCTGTCTGCCGGGCAATCCGGTGTCGGCCTACGCGGTATTTACCGTGCTGGTCACGCCCTTGCTGCGCCGCATGCAGGGACGTACTGAACTCTTCCCGCAGGTCAGCTTCCTGACCCTGCGCACGCCCAAACCGCGCCATGATGCACGTGAGGAATTCCTGCGGGTGCGGCGCGTGGTCAACCCGGGCAGCGTGGGCGAATTGGAAGTCTTCGACCGGCAGAGTTCAGGGGTGATGAGTTCCCTGCCCTGGGCGACCGGACTGGCGCGCATACCAGCTGGTGTGCCCATCTACGACGGTGAGAAGGTCGCGTACTACGACTTCCGTCACTGGCAGGCCTGA
- a CDS encoding helix-turn-helix transcriptional regulator codes for MTPSSPRDRAWATPPVADDSQDWLDIGGDRALVHGEQTERPVVAYSMDPADGTVIPAHAHRRGQMLYATAGVMLVRAAAGSWVVPPGRAVWVPPRTQHEIVMAGDVAMRTVFVEPGLRAGLWPTCQVFEVSPLLRELVIAAVELPRDYGTGGRAEHLMTLVLDEIERAQPLSLHVPIPAHAGLAALCRTLVRDPAREASLAAWAEVLHMHPRSLARLFLRETGMNLGVWCRETRLLLSLPRLAAGASVLEVALEHGYNSPSAFTAAFRRTFGAAPSLYLRRPS; via the coding sequence TTGACCCCCTCGTCCCCGCGCGACCGTGCCTGGGCCACGCCCCCGGTGGCCGACGACAGCCAGGACTGGCTGGACATCGGTGGCGACCGCGCCCTGGTGCATGGCGAGCAGACCGAACGTCCCGTGGTGGCCTATTCCATGGACCCGGCCGATGGCACCGTCATCCCCGCCCACGCGCATCGCCGCGGCCAGATGCTGTATGCGACCGCCGGCGTGATGCTGGTGCGGGCCGCGGCCGGAAGCTGGGTGGTGCCGCCCGGCCGCGCGGTCTGGGTGCCGCCGCGCACGCAGCATGAAATCGTCATGGCGGGCGATGTGGCGATGCGTACGGTGTTCGTCGAACCCGGCTTGAGAGCGGGCTTGTGGCCGACCTGCCAGGTGTTCGAGGTCAGCCCGCTGTTACGCGAATTGGTGATCGCGGCGGTCGAACTGCCGCGCGACTATGGGACGGGCGGGCGCGCCGAACACCTGATGACGCTGGTGCTGGATGAAATCGAACGGGCCCAGCCGCTGTCGCTGCACGTGCCCATTCCCGCTCATGCCGGCCTGGCCGCGCTGTGCCGGACGCTGGTGCGCGATCCGGCGCGGGAGGCCAGCCTGGCGGCGTGGGCGGAGGTCCTGCACATGCACCCGCGCTCATTGGCGCGCCTGTTCTTGCGCGAGACCGGCATGAATCTGGGGGTATGGTGCCGCGAGACCAGGCTGCTGCTCAGCCTGCCGCGGCTGGCCGCGGGCGCGTCCGTGCTGGAAGTGGCGCTGGAACATGGCTACAACAGCCCCAGCGCGTTCACCGCGGCCTTCCGGCGCACCTTCGGCGCCGCGCCCAGCTTATATCTGCGGCGGCCGAGCTAA
- the moaB gene encoding molybdenum cofactor biosynthesis protein B — MNDQKNDKKQSLACAVLTVSDSRTAGNDTSGNWLAETLARDGHNCVRRDLVKDNVYAIRRILSDWIYDPAVQVIITNGATGFSHRDAIPEAVTPLFDTEIPGFGEVFRHISLNEIGSSTIQSRAIAGMANDTVIFCLPGSTSACEAAWNHILREQLDSRHKPCNFASHFKSR, encoded by the coding sequence ATGAACGACCAGAAAAACGACAAAAAACAGTCGCTGGCCTGCGCCGTGCTCACCGTCAGCGACTCGCGTACCGCGGGCAACGACACGTCGGGCAACTGGCTGGCCGAAACCCTGGCGCGCGACGGACACAACTGCGTGCGGCGCGACCTGGTCAAGGACAATGTCTATGCGATCCGCCGCATCCTCAGCGACTGGATCTACGATCCCGCGGTGCAGGTGATCATCACCAATGGCGCCACCGGTTTCTCGCACCGCGACGCCATCCCGGAAGCGGTCACGCCGCTGTTCGACACCGAGATCCCCGGCTTCGGCGAAGTATTCCGCCATATTTCCCTCAACGAGATCGGCAGCTCGACCATCCAGTCGCGCGCCATCGCGGGCATGGCCAACGACACCGTCATCTTCTGCCTGCCGGGTTCCACCAGCGCCTGCGAAGCTGCCTGGAATCACATCCTGCGCGAACAGCTGGACAGCCGCCACAAGCCCTGCAACTTCGCCTCGCACTTCAAGAGCCGATGA
- a CDS encoding FAD-binding oxidoreductase: MTSTPQADPVVAHGAATQSTPSADIIVIGAGIVGLCTAHALARAGHAVTLLDPEAPGSQCSSGNAGALSSGSVVPLAMPGLLKNTAGMLLDPTGPLHIPFHYWARGASWLLQFARAARPERVERIAAALQTLLQDAVASHERVAAAIGRPDFISRSGQLHLYPDAKALAKDAGGWAMKQAHGLRVEHVDAAAIRALEPNVRASYTTGVFLPDEASVNDPLGYAQAIAADLRARGARFEQARVTHLARGADAWQVGAGDRRWQARHVVVSAGAWSTQVLASLGLHVPLQTQRGYHLQLAGGAAAPAVSRVVVLADRKVFMNPMRGGLRIAGTVEIDALDRPANARRAELLREHARAGLQGVDLEGGSVWMGHRPCLPDSMPVLGPVPAAEGLWCAFGHGHLGLTESVNTGDWIAAAIAGQAPAAMAAFSLTRFRGWRRG, translated from the coding sequence ATGACGTCCACCCCGCAAGCCGATCCCGTTGTTGCCCATGGCGCCGCCACGCAGTCCACGCCGTCCGCGGACATCATCGTCATCGGCGCCGGCATCGTGGGCCTGTGTACCGCGCACGCCCTGGCGCGCGCTGGCCATGCGGTGACCCTGCTGGATCCGGAGGCGCCCGGTTCGCAATGTTCCTCGGGCAATGCCGGCGCCTTGTCGTCCGGCTCGGTGGTGCCGCTGGCCATGCCGGGCTTGCTGAAGAACACCGCCGGCATGCTGCTGGACCCGACGGGCCCGCTGCACATACCTTTCCATTACTGGGCCCGCGGCGCATCCTGGTTGCTGCAATTCGCGCGCGCGGCACGCCCCGAGCGGGTCGAACGCATCGCCGCGGCATTGCAGACCCTGCTGCAAGACGCGGTGGCCAGCCATGAACGCGTGGCGGCGGCCATCGGCCGGCCCGATTTCATTTCCCGCAGTGGCCAGCTGCATCTCTATCCCGACGCGAAGGCCTTGGCCAAGGACGCGGGCGGCTGGGCCATGAAGCAGGCCCACGGCCTGCGTGTCGAACACGTCGACGCGGCAGCGATACGTGCGCTGGAGCCCAATGTCCGCGCCAGCTACACCACTGGCGTGTTCCTGCCCGACGAAGCCTCGGTCAACGACCCCTTGGGATATGCGCAAGCCATCGCGGCGGACCTGCGCGCGCGCGGCGCCCGCTTCGAGCAGGCTCGCGTCACGCACCTGGCGCGCGGCGCCGACGCTTGGCAGGTGGGCGCTGGCGATCGCCGCTGGCAGGCGCGCCACGTCGTGGTCAGCGCGGGCGCCTGGTCAACCCAGGTGCTTGCCTCGCTGGGCCTGCACGTGCCGCTGCAGACGCAGCGCGGCTATCACCTGCAACTGGCGGGCGGCGCTGCGGCGCCCGCCGTCTCCCGCGTGGTGGTGCTGGCGGATCGCAAAGTGTTCATGAATCCCATGCGGGGCGGCCTGCGCATCGCCGGCACCGTCGAAATCGACGCGCTGGATCGCCCGGCCAACGCGCGCCGCGCCGAGCTGTTGCGCGAACATGCCCGCGCGGGCCTGCAAGGCGTCGATCTGGAAGGCGGTTCGGTATGGATGGGGCATCGCCCCTGCCTGCCCGATTCCATGCCGGTGCTGGGGCCGGTGCCTGCCGCCGAAGGCCTGTGGTGCGCCTTCGGCCATGGTCACCTGGGCCTGACAGAATCGGTGAATACGGGCGACTGGATCGCCGCCGCGATCGCGGGGCAGGCGCCCGCGGCCATGGCGGCTTTTTCACTCACCCGCTTTCGCGGATGGCGGCGGGGCTAA
- a CDS encoding tartrate dehydrogenase yields the protein MKNTYRIAVIAGDGIGKEVMPEGLRVVRAAAEKFGIGLEFQHYDWACAEYYEQHGKMMPDDWKAQLDGTDAIYFGAVGWPQTVPDHVSLWGSLLQFRRQFDQYVNLRPVRLFEGVRCPLAGKVPGDIDFVVVRENTEGEYTNLGGRIYAGTEREIVIQESVFSRFGADRVLKFAYELSKSRARKQLTVATKSNGIALSMPWWDERADEVGKSYPEIRVDKQHIDILCARFVLQPERFDVVVATNLFGDILSDLGPACTGTIGLAPSANLNPEKRFPSLFEPVHGSAPDIYGQGIANPIAMIWSGAMMLDFLGDATGPCRAAHDAIVRAIEDALRSGPLTPDLGGKASTTDVGQAIADLVAAA from the coding sequence ATGAAGAACACTTATCGCATCGCTGTTATTGCCGGGGACGGCATCGGCAAGGAAGTCATGCCGGAGGGCTTGCGCGTGGTGCGCGCGGCGGCCGAGAAATTCGGCATCGGCCTGGAGTTCCAGCACTACGACTGGGCTTGCGCCGAGTACTACGAACAGCACGGCAAGATGATGCCGGACGATTGGAAGGCGCAGCTGGATGGCACCGATGCCATCTATTTCGGCGCCGTGGGCTGGCCGCAGACCGTGCCGGACCATGTGTCCTTGTGGGGTTCCTTGCTGCAGTTCCGCCGCCAGTTCGACCAGTACGTCAATCTGCGTCCGGTGCGGCTGTTCGAAGGCGTGCGTTGCCCGCTGGCGGGGAAAGTGCCCGGCGATATCGATTTCGTCGTGGTGCGCGAGAACACGGAAGGGGAGTACACAAATCTGGGCGGCCGCATCTATGCGGGCACCGAGCGTGAGATCGTCATCCAGGAATCGGTGTTTTCGCGGTTCGGGGCGGATCGGGTGCTGAAGTTCGCCTATGAGCTGTCGAAATCGCGCGCGCGGAAGCAGCTGACCGTGGCCACCAAGTCCAACGGCATCGCGCTGAGCATGCCGTGGTGGGACGAGCGTGCCGATGAGGTCGGCAAGTCGTATCCGGAGATCCGCGTCGACAAGCAGCACATCGATATTCTGTGCGCGCGCTTCGTGTTGCAGCCGGAGCGTTTCGACGTGGTGGTGGCGACCAATCTGTTCGGCGACATCCTGTCCGACCTGGGGCCCGCGTGCACCGGCACGATAGGCCTGGCGCCGTCGGCCAACCTGAATCCCGAGAAGCGCTTTCCTTCGCTGTTCGAACCGGTGCACGGGTCGGCGCCGGATATCTATGGGCAAGGCATTGCCAACCCCATCGCCATGATCTGGTCGGGCGCCATGATGCTGGACTTCCTGGGCGACGCCACCGGCCCCTGCCGCGCCGCGCACGACGCCATCGTGCGAGCGATCGAAGACGCCCTCCGCAGCGGCCCCCTGACACCAGACCTGGGCGGCAAGGCGTCCACCACGGACGTAGGTCAAGCCATTGCTGATCTCGTCGCCGCAGCGTAG
- the moaA gene encoding GTP 3',8-cyclase MoaA codes for MSKVIFFTDQRKAPGLSPALARLPLPGEPLLDTRERPLRDLRISVTDRCNFRCTYCMPRDVFDKHHEFLPHRDLLTFEEIAAAARVFVAMGVRKIRLTGGEPLLRRNIETLVALLAELRTPEGDKPELTLTTNGSLLARKAQALKDAGLDRVTVSMDALDADVFARMSDSDFPVTQVLEGIEAAAAAGLTPVKINMVVRKGVNDDQIVPMARHFRGSGHILRFIEYMDVGSTNGWNMAEVVPSADVVARLAQVWPLRALHDEGMGRVAERWAYADGAGEVGVISSVTHAFCGGCTRARLSPEGRLFLCLFATQGHDLRALIRGGADETRLAQALAGIWQARGDNYSEHRADAGADPRATGEHKIEMSYIGG; via the coding sequence ATGTCAAAAGTGATTTTCTTCACCGATCAACGCAAGGCGCCGGGCCTGTCCCCGGCGCTCGCGCGTCTGCCCCTGCCTGGCGAGCCGCTGCTCGACACGCGCGAGCGGCCCTTGCGCGACCTGCGGATTTCGGTGACGGACCGCTGCAACTTCCGCTGCACGTACTGCATGCCGCGCGATGTGTTCGACAAGCATCACGAATTCCTGCCCCATCGGGACCTGCTGACCTTCGAGGAAATCGCCGCCGCGGCGCGCGTGTTCGTCGCCATGGGCGTGCGCAAGATACGCCTGACCGGCGGCGAGCCTCTGCTGCGCAGGAATATCGAAACCTTGGTGGCCCTGCTGGCCGAGTTGCGTACCCCGGAAGGCGACAAGCCCGAGCTGACCCTGACCACCAACGGCAGCCTGCTCGCGCGCAAGGCGCAGGCGCTGAAGGACGCCGGACTGGATCGCGTGACGGTCAGCATGGATGCCCTGGACGCCGACGTCTTCGCGCGCATGAGCGACAGCGATTTCCCGGTCACCCAGGTCCTCGAAGGCATCGAAGCCGCCGCGGCCGCCGGCCTGACCCCGGTGAAGATCAATATGGTCGTGCGCAAAGGGGTCAATGACGACCAGATCGTGCCGATGGCGCGGCACTTCCGCGGCTCCGGCCACATCCTGCGCTTCATCGAATACATGGACGTGGGCAGCACCAACGGCTGGAACATGGCCGAGGTCGTGCCCAGCGCCGATGTGGTGGCGCGCCTGGCCCAGGTCTGGCCGCTGCGCGCCTTGCATGATGAAGGAATGGGCCGCGTTGCCGAGCGCTGGGCGTATGCCGACGGCGCCGGCGAAGTGGGCGTGATCTCCAGCGTGACGCACGCCTTCTGTGGCGGCTGTACGCGCGCCCGGCTGTCGCCCGAAGGGCGGCTGTTCCTCTGTCTGTTCGCCACGCAGGGGCACGACCTGCGCGCCCTGATCCGGGGCGGCGCCGACGAGACGCGGCTGGCGCAGGCCCTGGCGGGCATCTGGCAGGCCCGTGGCGACAACTATTCCGAGCATCGCGCGGATGCTGGCGCGGATCCGCGCGCGACCGGCGAGCACAAGATCGAAATGAGCTACATCGGTGGCTGA
- a CDS encoding MFS transporter, producing the protein MSAHHPHPSPAPDRSRLGLLTTTHAVNDLYQGLVPALLPLMVLERGYNYTAVSGLMLAATGLSSVVQPLFGLYADKAPRGWMVPLGFLVAALGLVLAGMSGGSYLGTWLAAALCGLGIAAYHPPATVAARAAGGGSQGAMSIFAVGGTIGASFAPFLANTVVGGGALNRSWLLGLPALLMALLWMAATAGARKRGKTGGHARKIAEHATNDWRAFALLCAVIVGWSIPYVTVLSMLSLYVIRELGGASYMGAGALTTFTAAGAVGTLLGGWLADRWGRMTAIRLGCMLALPAMGGLALAPDAVWAWCFTGALGAAMFLPFSSQVTLAQDYLPRNPATASGITLGLAMSVGGMVWPLFGLLSDARGLRYTLTCMLVVLALSAALALRMRNRKK; encoded by the coding sequence ATGAGCGCGCACCACCCTCACCCCTCCCCTGCGCCCGACCGCTCGCGGTTGGGGCTGCTGACCACCACGCACGCGGTCAACGATCTGTACCAGGGCCTGGTGCCCGCGCTGCTGCCTCTGATGGTGCTGGAGCGCGGCTACAACTACACCGCGGTGAGCGGCCTGATGCTGGCGGCCACCGGGCTGTCCAGCGTCGTGCAGCCGCTGTTCGGCCTGTATGCCGACAAGGCGCCGCGCGGCTGGATGGTGCCGCTGGGCTTCCTGGTGGCGGCCTTGGGACTGGTGCTGGCCGGCATGAGCGGCGGCAGCTATCTGGGGACGTGGCTGGCCGCGGCGCTGTGCGGCCTGGGCATCGCCGCCTACCACCCGCCCGCCACCGTGGCGGCGCGGGCGGCCGGCGGCGGCTCGCAGGGCGCCATGAGCATCTTCGCGGTGGGCGGCACGATAGGGGCGTCGTTCGCGCCGTTCCTGGCCAACACCGTCGTGGGCGGCGGAGCGCTGAATCGCAGCTGGCTGCTGGGCTTGCCCGCTCTGTTGATGGCGCTGCTGTGGATGGCTGCCACGGCGGGTGCCCGCAAACGCGGCAAGACCGGCGGTCATGCGCGCAAGATCGCCGAGCATGCGACCAACGACTGGCGCGCGTTCGCCTTGCTGTGCGCGGTGATCGTCGGGTGGTCTATCCCCTATGTCACCGTGCTGTCCATGCTGTCCTTGTATGTGATCCGTGAGCTGGGCGGCGCCTCGTATATGGGCGCGGGGGCGCTGACGACGTTCACGGCCGCGGGAGCGGTGGGCACCTTGCTGGGCGGGTGGCTGGCGGATCGCTGGGGGCGTATGACGGCGATACGGTTGGGCTGTATGCTGGCCTTGCCGGCCATGGGTGGTCTGGCGCTGGCGCCCGATGCGGTGTGGGCGTGGTGCTTCACGGGTGCGTTGGGGGCGGCCATGTTTTTACCGTTCTCTTCGCAGGTGACGCTGGCGCAGGATTATTTGCCGCGCAATCCGGCCACGGCCAGCGGGATCACGCTGGGGCTGGCGATGTCGGTTGGCGGGATGGTGTGGCCTTTGTTCGGGTTGCTGTCCGATGCGCGGGGGCTGCGGTACACCTTGACGTGCATGCTGGTGGTGCTGGCTTTGTCGGCGGCGCTGGCGCTGAGGATGCGGAACCGGAAAAAATAA
- the mobA gene encoding molybdenum cofactor guanylyltransferase MobA: MADEAVPGNTQAVPPRAGPDGNVAGLILAGGRGARMGEVDKGLVPLQGVPLVEHVIRILTPQVARLIVSANRNASVYARLAPVLADDPAHGAWQGPLAGIAAGLAGSPSPWVMVAPCDTPFLPADLVARLARALSSTSTGGAPRIAVAHAGGRRQSVCMLLSVDLLPSLRAYLDAGDRKVDLWQDRNGCVEVDCGDAAAFMNLNTATELAQAETRAQPPSLT; this comes from the coding sequence GTGGCTGACGAGGCCGTTCCCGGCAACACGCAAGCCGTCCCGCCACGGGCCGGCCCCGACGGCAACGTGGCCGGCCTGATCCTGGCTGGCGGCCGCGGTGCGCGCATGGGCGAAGTGGACAAGGGTCTTGTGCCTTTGCAGGGCGTGCCGCTGGTCGAGCACGTCATCCGCATCCTTACCCCGCAGGTGGCGCGACTGATCGTCAGCGCCAATCGCAACGCCAGTGTGTACGCGCGGCTGGCGCCGGTGCTGGCCGACGATCCGGCGCACGGCGCCTGGCAAGGCCCCTTGGCCGGCATCGCGGCCGGGCTGGCCGGCAGCCCGTCGCCGTGGGTGATGGTGGCGCCTTGCGATACGCCTTTCCTTCCAGCGGACCTGGTCGCGCGCCTGGCGCGGGCTTTGTCCAGCACCAGCACGGGCGGTGCACCGCGCATCGCCGTGGCCCATGCCGGTGGCCGCCGTCAGTCGGTCTGCATGCTGCTGTCCGTCGACTTGTTGCCGTCGCTGCGCGCGTATCTCGATGCCGGCGATCGCAAGGTCGATCTATGGCAGGACCGCAATGGCTGCGTCGAAGTCGACTGCGGCGACGCGGCGGCATTCATGAACCTCAATACCGCGACCGAATTGGCGCAGGCCGAGACGCGCGCGCAACCGCCTTCCCTAACGTAG